The following are encoded together in the Mumia sp. Pv4-285 genome:
- a CDS encoding long-chain-fatty-acid--CoA ligase: protein MTAAPPTPTFLDDRLAYWAEVTPDADCMDYGERAWSYAEFDDRVRRAAGGLRDLGLGRGDVVAFLDKNHPACVEITLAAASRGMATAIVNWRLAGDELDYTINDSGARVLFVGTELVPAIETIRERLPTVEQIIQVTPDGAEGDEYEAWLAASQPAGPSPDHRPDDICLVMYSSGTTGRPKGVMLSHRAMVAHTVNAHADWELEPGDKSLVAMPLFHVGGTSYVQFAIHDGFPSIMTRDPDPMSLATAIMKGANSAFLVPAVAQMALAGGPEAAALFGRLKFFTYGAAPMPLPLLRAAMEAWPDTKFMQVYGLTEVCGVVTHLLPEDHLDADHPERLLSAGIPIPGVETRVVDPFLLEDVAEGEAGELWFRTPQLMKGFLNKPGATAEVITENGWFRTGDIGRFVDGYVYVEDRIKDMIVTGGENVYSPEVERVLTGHPAVAEVAVIGVPDERWGESVKAVVAFREGQSVTEEELIAYTREQLAGYKCPRTIDVVELLPRNPSGKILKRDLRKGYWAESGRQI from the coding sequence ATGACCGCAGCCCCTCCGACACCTACCTTCCTGGATGATCGCCTGGCCTACTGGGCCGAGGTGACGCCGGACGCCGACTGCATGGACTACGGCGAGAGGGCATGGTCGTACGCCGAGTTCGACGACCGCGTACGCCGCGCTGCAGGCGGCCTGCGCGACCTCGGGCTGGGCCGGGGGGACGTCGTCGCGTTCCTCGACAAGAACCATCCGGCGTGCGTCGAGATCACTCTCGCGGCCGCCTCCCGCGGCATGGCGACCGCGATCGTCAACTGGCGCCTTGCCGGCGACGAGCTGGACTACACGATCAACGACTCCGGTGCCCGGGTCCTGTTCGTCGGGACGGAGCTGGTCCCGGCGATCGAGACGATCCGCGAGAGGCTCCCCACGGTCGAGCAGATCATCCAGGTGACGCCAGACGGAGCTGAAGGAGACGAGTACGAGGCGTGGCTCGCCGCGTCACAGCCTGCCGGACCGTCGCCCGACCACCGTCCAGACGACATCTGCCTCGTGATGTACAGCTCGGGCACGACCGGGCGACCCAAGGGCGTCATGCTGTCGCACCGCGCGATGGTCGCGCACACGGTGAACGCCCACGCGGACTGGGAGCTCGAGCCCGGCGACAAGAGCCTCGTCGCCATGCCGCTCTTCCACGTCGGCGGCACCTCGTACGTGCAGTTCGCGATCCACGACGGGTTCCCGAGCATCATGACGCGCGACCCCGACCCGATGTCGTTGGCGACGGCGATCATGAAGGGCGCCAACTCCGCGTTCCTCGTCCCCGCCGTCGCGCAGATGGCGCTCGCCGGAGGGCCTGAGGCCGCCGCGCTGTTCGGTCGCCTGAAGTTCTTCACGTACGGCGCCGCGCCGATGCCGCTGCCGCTGCTGCGCGCGGCGATGGAGGCGTGGCCGGACACGAAGTTCATGCAGGTGTACGGCCTCACCGAGGTGTGCGGCGTCGTGACGCACCTGCTCCCCGAGGACCACCTCGACGCCGACCACCCGGAGCGGCTGCTGTCGGCCGGCATCCCGATCCCGGGCGTGGAGACCCGCGTCGTCGACCCGTTCCTGCTGGAGGACGTGGCCGAGGGCGAGGCGGGCGAGCTGTGGTTCCGCACGCCGCAGCTGATGAAGGGCTTCCTCAACAAGCCCGGGGCCACCGCCGAGGTCATCACCGAGAACGGCTGGTTCCGGACGGGCGACATCGGGCGCTTCGTGGACGGCTACGTATACGTCGAGGACCGCATCAAAGACATGATCGTCACCGGTGGCGAGAACGTGTACTCCCCCGAGGTGGAGCGCGTCCTCACCGGACACCCCGCGGTCGCCGAGGTTGCCGTGATCGGCGTTCCCGACGAGCGCTGGGGCGAGAGCGTGAAGGCCGTCGTCGCCTTCCGCGAGGGCCAGTCGGTCACCGAGGAGGAGCTCATCGCGTACACGCGCGAGCAGCTCGCCGGCTACAAGTGCCCGCGGACGATCGACGTCGTCGAGCTCCTCCCCCGCAACCCGTCCGGCAAGATCCTCAAGCGCGACCTTCGCAAGGGCTACTGGGCGGAGTCGGGCCGCCAGATCTGA
- the purF gene encoding amidophosphoribosyltransferase, protein MPRGDGRLTHDLDPHDVGPQDACGVFGVWAPGEEVAKLSYFGLYALQHRGQESAGIAVSNGSQILVYKDMGLVSQVFDEATLESLQGSLAIGHTRYSTTGASVWQNAQPTFRPTAHGSVALGHNGNLTNTAELADLLEKRTAETGSELVGRVREFASSDTAVMASLLASYEDRSLEDAALEVLPQLRGAFSLVFMDNDTLYAARDPQGIRPLVLGRLERGWVVASETAALDIVGASYIREIEPGEFVAIDADGLRTHHFAEPAPKGCVFEFVYLARPDTQISDQRVFSVRAEIGRRLAAEAPVEADLVIPVPESGTPAAIGFAEASGIPFGHGLVKNSYVGRTFIQPSQTLRQLGIRLKLNPLRDVIAGKRLVVVDDSIVRGNTQRQLVRMLREAGAAEVHVRISSPPVKWPCFYGIDFATRAELIANGISVDEIRRSIGADSLSYISLEEMVDATNVPKANLCRACFDGEYPVALPEGSLVGRNLLEPEEHADDRVSVTMVNP, encoded by the coding sequence GTGCCTCGCGGAGACGGTCGTCTGACCCACGACCTGGACCCCCACGACGTCGGCCCCCAGGATGCCTGCGGTGTCTTCGGAGTATGGGCTCCAGGCGAAGAAGTAGCCAAGCTCTCGTACTTCGGGCTCTACGCCCTCCAGCACCGCGGACAGGAGTCCGCGGGCATCGCAGTGAGCAACGGATCGCAGATCCTCGTCTACAAGGACATGGGCCTCGTCTCGCAGGTCTTCGACGAGGCCACGCTCGAGTCGCTCCAGGGAAGCCTGGCCATCGGCCACACCCGCTACTCGACCACCGGCGCCAGCGTCTGGCAGAACGCGCAGCCGACGTTCCGGCCGACCGCGCACGGGTCCGTGGCCCTCGGTCACAACGGCAACCTGACCAACACCGCCGAGCTCGCCGACCTCCTCGAGAAGCGCACCGCCGAGACCGGCAGCGAGCTCGTCGGCCGTGTGCGGGAGTTCGCGTCCAGCGACACCGCTGTGATGGCCTCGCTGCTCGCCTCGTACGAGGACCGCTCGCTCGAGGACGCCGCGCTGGAGGTGCTGCCGCAGCTGCGCGGCGCCTTCTCCCTGGTCTTCATGGACAACGACACTCTGTACGCCGCGCGCGACCCGCAGGGCATCCGTCCGCTGGTGCTCGGCCGCCTCGAGCGCGGATGGGTCGTCGCCTCCGAGACTGCCGCGCTCGACATCGTCGGTGCCTCGTACATCCGCGAGATCGAGCCGGGCGAGTTCGTGGCGATCGACGCAGACGGCCTCCGTACGCACCACTTCGCTGAGCCGGCGCCCAAGGGCTGCGTCTTCGAGTTCGTCTACCTCGCGCGTCCCGACACCCAGATCTCCGACCAGAGGGTCTTCTCCGTCCGAGCCGAGATCGGTCGCCGCCTGGCCGCGGAGGCCCCGGTCGAGGCCGACCTCGTGATCCCCGTGCCGGAGTCCGGCACGCCGGCGGCGATCGGCTTCGCGGAGGCCTCGGGCATCCCGTTCGGCCACGGGCTCGTCAAGAACTCGTACGTCGGCCGCACGTTCATCCAGCCGAGCCAGACCCTGCGCCAGCTCGGCATCCGGCTCAAGCTCAACCCGTTGCGCGACGTCATCGCCGGCAAGCGCCTGGTCGTCGTGGACGACTCGATCGTGCGGGGCAACACGCAGCGTCAGCTCGTCCGCATGCTCCGCGAGGCGGGTGCTGCCGAGGTCCACGTGCGCATCTCCAGTCCACCGGTGAAGTGGCCCTGCTTCTACGGCATCGACTTCGCGACCCGGGCCGAGCTGATCGCCAACGGCATCTCGGTGGACGAGATCCGCCGCTCGATCGGCGCGGACTCCCTGTCCTACATCTCGCTCGAGGAGATGGTCGACGCCACGAACGTGCCCAAGGCGAACCTGTGCCGGGCGTGCTTCGACGGCGAGTACCCTGTCGCGCTGCCCGAGGGCAGCCTGGTCGGCAGGAACCTTCTCGAGCCCGAGGAGCACGCGGACGACCGCGTCTCCGTGACCATGGTCAATCCCTGA
- the purM gene encoding phosphoribosylformylglycinamidine cyclo-ligase, producing MTSYASAGVSIEAGDRAVELMKEWVEKARRPEVLGGIGGFAGLFDASQLKRFDRPLLATSADGVGTKVAIAQRMDVHDTIGFDLVGMLVDDLVVCGAEPLFLTDYIATGKVVPERVAAIVKGIAQACEEAGCALLGGETAEHPGLLGPDDYDVAGSTTGVVEAESLLGAHKVQAGDAVIAMASSGLHSNGYSLVRKVFFEVAGWDVEREVSELGGTLGETLLTPTRLYAKPCLELASAVEVHAMSHITGGGFAANLARVIPDGVSVRVERSTWTPAPVFGLVGELGGVSRPDLESALNMGVGMVALVARDSAERALAVLAEQGIDAWECGEVLDVPGGGVELVGGYRAV from the coding sequence GTGACGTCGTACGCAAGTGCCGGAGTCTCGATCGAGGCCGGAGACCGTGCCGTCGAGCTGATGAAGGAGTGGGTCGAGAAGGCTCGCCGGCCGGAGGTCCTCGGAGGGATCGGCGGGTTCGCCGGCCTGTTCGACGCCTCGCAGCTGAAGCGCTTCGACCGTCCGTTGCTCGCCACGTCCGCGGACGGTGTCGGCACGAAGGTCGCCATCGCGCAGCGCATGGACGTCCACGACACGATCGGCTTCGACCTCGTCGGCATGCTCGTCGATGACCTCGTCGTCTGCGGTGCGGAGCCGCTGTTCCTCACCGACTACATCGCGACCGGCAAGGTCGTGCCGGAGCGGGTGGCTGCGATCGTCAAGGGCATCGCCCAGGCGTGCGAGGAGGCGGGCTGCGCTCTGCTGGGCGGCGAGACCGCCGAGCACCCGGGCCTGCTCGGTCCTGACGACTACGACGTCGCGGGCTCGACGACCGGCGTCGTCGAGGCAGAGTCGCTGCTTGGCGCTCACAAGGTCCAGGCGGGCGACGCCGTGATCGCGATGGCGTCGTCGGGCCTGCACTCCAACGGCTACTCGCTGGTCCGCAAGGTCTTCTTCGAGGTGGCCGGCTGGGACGTCGAGCGTGAGGTGTCCGAGCTCGGGGGCACCCTCGGCGAGACGCTGCTGACGCCGACGCGCCTGTACGCGAAGCCGTGCCTGGAGCTGGCGTCGGCGGTCGAGGTGCACGCGATGTCCCACATCACCGGTGGCGGGTTCGCCGCGAACCTGGCGCGTGTGATCCCGGACGGCGTCTCCGTCCGGGTCGAGCGCAGCACCTGGACGCCGGCCCCGGTGTTCGGGCTGGTCGGCGAGCTCGGCGGGGTCTCTCGTCCCGATCTGGAGTCCGCTCTCAACATGGGTGTCGGCATGGTGGCGCTGGTCGCTCGCGACTCGGCAGAGCGTGCACTCGCCGTTCTCGCCGAGCAGGGCATCGACGCCTGGGAGTGCGGCGAGGTCCTCGATGTTCCCGGCGGAGGGGTTGAGCTGGTCGGCGGCTACCGCGCAGTGTGA
- a CDS encoding DUF3073 domain-containing protein, whose protein sequence is MGRGRAKAKQTKVARNLKYQTLDTDFDQLQRELHGEPDGAVEEPDPELLEKYADFADSESGPPK, encoded by the coding sequence ATGGGGCGCGGCCGTGCAAAAGCCAAGCAGACGAAGGTTGCACGCAACCTGAAGTATCAGACGCTCGACACCGACTTCGACCAGCTGCAGCGCGAGCTCCACGGTGAGCCCGACGGCGCTGTCGAAGAGCCGGACCCCGAGCTTCTCGAGAAGTACGCCGACTTCGCCGACAGCGAGTCCGGTCCTCCGAAGTGA
- a CDS encoding ABC transporter ATP-binding protein, producing MSGTILPIASRRETVGVAWTLLRERRAALALATTAFAASGILGLVPPWVLGDLVDIVRDGGTTTEVVRAASVIAAAAVAAALCAGLAVAALGQAVVPALARLREEVVARVLGLEPDRIEEAGTGDVLSRVGDDVRTVTDTLDEAVPYTVESSVAIAFTAVGLAAIDWRLGLAGLCALPFYVLGLRWYLPRSAPLYREERIAQGERAEALLTGVHSARTLRALGYGEAWQEQVAVRSWHAATVSITVYRMLTRFFARTNRAELVGLLLVLGTGFVLVRDDIVTVGAATTAALFFHRLFGPIGGVLTTFDQVQSAGASLARLAGLALLPDSDDEAGSTVRTETEVPDRSGLALEVAGIHHHYSDGDEVLHDVTLSVGAGERVALVGATGAGKSTLALVAAGHLVPTSGARGLGGASYEEWGARGVRNQVALVTQQVHVFAGTVRDNLTLAAADADDSALHDALRRTRSSGWVAALPDGLGTVVGAHGHPLTPAQAQQLALARILLADRPVVVLDEATAEAGSSGARQLDEAAADVLRGRTALVVAHRLTQAVQADRIVVLDHGAIVEEGTHDELLAQDGQYARLWASWSQS from the coding sequence ATGAGCGGCACGATCCTTCCGATCGCGTCCCGGCGCGAGACCGTCGGCGTGGCGTGGACCCTGCTGCGTGAGCGGCGCGCCGCACTGGCGCTCGCGACGACCGCGTTCGCGGCGAGCGGCATCCTCGGGCTCGTCCCGCCGTGGGTCCTGGGCGACCTCGTCGACATCGTCCGCGACGGAGGCACGACGACCGAGGTGGTCCGTGCGGCGTCGGTGATCGCTGCGGCTGCCGTCGCCGCCGCGCTCTGTGCCGGACTCGCCGTCGCCGCCCTCGGCCAGGCGGTCGTCCCTGCGCTCGCCCGGCTGCGCGAGGAGGTCGTCGCACGCGTCCTCGGCCTCGAGCCTGACCGGATCGAGGAGGCCGGCACCGGTGACGTCCTGTCGCGGGTCGGCGACGACGTCCGCACGGTCACCGACACCCTCGACGAGGCGGTCCCGTACACGGTGGAGTCGTCGGTCGCGATCGCCTTCACCGCCGTCGGGCTCGCGGCGATCGACTGGCGCCTCGGGCTCGCCGGCCTGTGCGCGCTGCCCTTCTACGTGCTCGGCCTGCGCTGGTACCTGCCGCGGTCCGCCCCGCTCTACCGCGAGGAGCGGATCGCTCAGGGCGAGCGCGCGGAAGCCTTGCTGACCGGCGTCCACAGTGCACGGACGCTGCGGGCGCTCGGGTACGGCGAGGCGTGGCAGGAGCAGGTCGCCGTCCGCTCGTGGCACGCGGCCACGGTGTCGATCACCGTGTACCGGATGCTCACCCGGTTCTTCGCCCGGACCAACCGGGCCGAGCTCGTCGGACTGCTCCTCGTGCTCGGCACGGGCTTCGTCCTCGTCCGCGACGACATCGTCACGGTGGGCGCCGCGACGACGGCCGCGCTGTTCTTCCACCGCCTCTTCGGGCCGATCGGAGGGGTGCTCACGACCTTCGACCAGGTCCAGTCGGCTGGTGCCTCACTGGCTCGTCTCGCCGGACTCGCGCTCCTGCCCGACTCCGACGACGAAGCCGGAAGCACGGTGCGCACGGAGACGGAAGTCCCCGACCGGTCGGGACTCGCACTCGAGGTCGCGGGCATCCACCACCACTACAGCGACGGCGACGAGGTCCTGCACGACGTGACGCTGAGCGTCGGCGCCGGCGAGCGCGTCGCCCTGGTCGGGGCGACGGGTGCGGGCAAGTCGACCCTCGCGCTCGTCGCGGCAGGTCACCTGGTCCCGACCTCGGGGGCACGCGGTCTCGGCGGCGCCTCGTACGAGGAGTGGGGCGCCCGCGGCGTACGGAACCAGGTCGCGCTCGTCACCCAGCAGGTGCACGTCTTCGCCGGCACGGTCCGCGACAACCTGACGTTGGCCGCCGCGGACGCCGACGACTCCGCGCTGCACGACGCGCTGCGGCGTACGCGGTCGTCCGGCTGGGTCGCCGCGCTCCCCGACGGACTGGGCACCGTCGTCGGCGCGCACGGGCACCCGCTCACCCCCGCCCAGGCTCAGCAGCTCGCGCTCGCCCGGATCCTGCTCGCCGACCGTCCGGTCGTGGTCCTCGACGAGGCCACAGCGGAAGCCGGTTCGTCAGGGGCCAGGCAGCTCGACGAGGCCGCGGCCGACGTCCTCCGGGGCCGCACCGCCCTCGTGGTCGCACACCGGCTCACGCAGGCGGTGCAGGCTGACCGGATCGTCGTCCTCGACCACGGTGCGATCGTCGAGGAAGGCACTCACGACGAGCTGCTCGCGCAGGATGGTCAGTACGCCCGGCTGTGGGCGTCCTGGTCCCAGTCCTGA
- a CDS encoding ABC transporter transmembrane domain-containing protein, with amino-acid sequence MAEASEAAPLTAWSLLRRTLRRHRGRLVGSYALLSLWQVCEALVPVAIGIIIDTAIAPGDVSAFVVGALGLCVLMGVLSYSYRFGARLGFGAVQREQHALRLELTEHVLHPRGARTGLLPGELLSVATSDTDAVTYVVRQLGFALSALAATVGTAAYLLWLDVQLGLLVLIGVPAVVALTQVISPVIARRSGTEQEAVARAAGMATDLVQGVRPLAGVGAERVAVARYRDASSRAAAAAVRTVRGWGVLAGATSGLSGLLLAAVALVAGLRALDGDLSLGQFVAVVGLTQFLAEPVGLLAEIGAHAAASHASAGRVGAVLRTPRLVPEGDASPADPLVLAVEGVVSGPLRSLDLVAAPGELVAVVVDDPAASDTLVALLSGEAVPDSGEARLGGVPLHGLDVAARRAALLVASHHVDLFEGSVRFNVDPTAVAPDDRLAAALDASAAAEVVQGHPDGLDRRVRVSGALSGGQRQRLALARALTADRPFLVLQDPTSAVDSVTEEVIAAGIRGLRHGEGSTATTVVITSSPSVLQRADRVVLVLDGKTVAEGTHTDLLGRADYEEAVLR; translated from the coding sequence ATGGCTGAGGCGTCGGAGGCGGCGCCGCTCACCGCGTGGTCGCTGCTGCGTCGCACCCTCCGTCGCCACCGCGGTCGGCTGGTCGGTTCGTACGCCCTGCTCAGCCTGTGGCAGGTGTGCGAGGCACTCGTGCCGGTCGCGATCGGCATCATCATCGACACCGCGATCGCACCGGGCGACGTCTCGGCGTTCGTGGTCGGCGCCCTCGGGCTCTGCGTGCTGATGGGCGTGCTGAGCTACTCGTACCGCTTCGGCGCACGGCTCGGGTTCGGTGCCGTGCAGCGCGAGCAGCACGCGCTGCGGCTCGAGCTCACCGAGCACGTGCTCCATCCACGCGGCGCACGCACGGGGCTGCTGCCCGGCGAGCTGCTGTCGGTCGCGACGAGCGACACGGATGCGGTCACCTACGTCGTACGACAGCTCGGCTTCGCCCTGAGCGCGCTCGCGGCGACCGTCGGCACGGCCGCGTACCTCCTGTGGCTCGACGTCCAGCTCGGGCTGCTCGTCCTCATCGGGGTGCCTGCCGTCGTCGCCCTGACCCAGGTGATCAGCCCGGTGATCGCGCGCCGCTCCGGCACCGAGCAGGAAGCCGTCGCCCGTGCCGCGGGCATGGCGACCGACCTCGTCCAAGGCGTACGCCCGCTGGCGGGCGTCGGCGCAGAGCGGGTCGCCGTCGCCCGGTACCGCGACGCGAGCAGCCGGGCCGCGGCCGCGGCCGTCCGCACGGTGCGCGGCTGGGGCGTCCTCGCCGGAGCCACGAGCGGACTCAGCGGACTGCTGCTCGCCGCGGTCGCCCTCGTGGCGGGACTGCGGGCGCTCGACGGGGACCTGTCGCTCGGGCAGTTCGTCGCTGTCGTCGGACTCACCCAGTTCCTCGCCGAGCCTGTCGGCCTGCTCGCGGAGATCGGAGCGCACGCCGCCGCGTCGCACGCGTCGGCGGGCCGTGTCGGCGCCGTCCTCCGTACGCCGCGCCTCGTGCCGGAGGGCGACGCCTCGCCGGCCGACCCCCTGGTGCTCGCCGTCGAAGGAGTCGTCTCTGGCCCGTTGCGCAGCCTCGACCTCGTGGCCGCGCCCGGCGAGCTGGTGGCGGTCGTGGTCGACGACCCGGCCGCATCGGACACGCTCGTCGCCCTCCTCAGCGGTGAGGCCGTCCCCGACAGCGGAGAGGCTCGGCTCGGTGGAGTGCCCTTGCACGGTCTCGACGTCGCTGCGCGCCGAGCGGCGTTGCTCGTCGCCAGCCACCACGTCGACCTTTTCGAGGGCAGCGTCCGCTTCAACGTCGACCCCACCGCGGTCGCACCGGACGACCGGCTCGCGGCCGCCCTCGACGCCTCCGCTGCGGCCGAGGTCGTGCAGGGCCACCCGGACGGGCTCGACCGTCGCGTCCGGGTCAGCGGAGCCTTGTCCGGCGGGCAGCGCCAACGCCTCGCTCTCGCCCGAGCTCTCACCGCGGACCGCCCCTTCCTGGTGCTGCAGGACCCCACCAGCGCGGTCGACTCGGTGACGGAGGAGGTGATCGCCGCGGGCATCCGCGGCCTTCGCCACGGCGAGGGCTCGACCGCCACGACCGTCGTCATCACCTCCAGCCCGTCCGTGCTCCAGCGAGCCGACCGCGTCGTACTGGTCCTCGACGGGAAGACCGTCGCCGAAGGCACCCACACCGACCTCCTCGGTCGCGCCGACTACGAGGAGGCGGTGCTCCGATGA
- a CDS encoding Glu/Leu/Phe/Val family dehydrogenase encodes MGTTTVSPFGGGHEQVVFCQDEQSGLKAIVAVWSTALGPGLGGTRFYPYADEQAALADVLALSRAMAYKAALAGLDLGGGKAVIIGDPRRDKSEARLRAYGRFVESLNGRYYTACDVGTFPEDMDLIARETSYVTGRTTAHGGAGDSSVLTAFGVFQGMRACAEFVWDSPSLAGRTVGVAGVGKVGRHLVGHLVEDGADVVVTDVDPSALEAVRTLYPSVRTVADTATLVREQLDVYAPCALGGALDDETVAVLSARIVCGGANNQLAHTGTEELLSEREIVYAPDYCVNAGGLIQVADELEGFSFDRAKARATRIQATTLDVLHRAKDEGVAPSKAADRIAEQRMREVSRLRGVWLP; translated from the coding sequence GTGGGTACGACGACGGTGTCCCCGTTCGGTGGCGGTCACGAGCAGGTGGTGTTCTGCCAGGACGAGCAGAGCGGGTTGAAGGCGATCGTCGCGGTGTGGTCCACCGCGCTCGGGCCCGGGCTCGGCGGCACGCGCTTCTACCCGTACGCCGACGAGCAGGCCGCGCTCGCCGACGTCCTCGCGCTCTCTCGCGCGATGGCGTACAAGGCTGCGCTGGCCGGGCTCGACCTCGGCGGCGGCAAGGCCGTGATCATCGGCGACCCGCGCCGCGACAAGTCCGAGGCGCGGCTGCGGGCGTACGGGCGCTTCGTGGAGTCGCTGAACGGCCGCTACTACACGGCGTGCGACGTCGGCACCTTCCCCGAGGACATGGACCTGATCGCGCGCGAGACCTCGTACGTCACGGGTCGGACGACCGCGCACGGCGGTGCCGGCGACTCGTCAGTGCTCACCGCCTTCGGCGTGTTCCAGGGCATGCGCGCGTGCGCCGAGTTCGTGTGGGACAGCCCGTCGCTCGCGGGCAGGACAGTCGGCGTCGCCGGGGTCGGCAAGGTCGGACGCCACCTCGTCGGCCACCTCGTCGAGGACGGCGCCGACGTCGTCGTCACCGACGTCGACCCGTCGGCGCTCGAGGCGGTTCGAACCCTGTACCCCTCGGTCCGCACGGTGGCCGACACGGCCACGCTCGTGCGCGAGCAGCTCGACGTGTACGCACCGTGCGCCCTCGGCGGCGCGCTCGACGACGAGACGGTCGCCGTCCTCAGTGCGCGGATCGTGTGCGGCGGAGCCAACAACCAGCTCGCTCACACCGGCACGGAGGAGCTGCTGTCGGAACGCGAGATCGTGTACGCGCCCGACTACTGCGTGAACGCCGGTGGGCTGATCCAGGTAGCCGACGAGCTCGAAGGCTTCTCGTTCGACCGTGCGAAGGCACGCGCGACCAGGATCCAGGCGACCACGCTCGACGTGCTGCACCGCGCGAAGGACGAGGGAGTCGCTCCCTCGAAGGCGGCCGACCGCATCGCCGAGCAGCGGATGCGCGAGGTGTCACGACTGCGGGGCGTCTGGCTGCCCTGA
- a CDS encoding BldC family transcriptional regulator translates to MDSHSPDAERLLTPSEVAAMFRVVPKTVTRWAQAGKISSIRTLGGHRRFRESEVRRLLAEGFGTDDDFGAADESRAS, encoded by the coding sequence ATGGATTCGCACTCCCCCGATGCGGAACGCCTTCTCACGCCCTCTGAGGTCGCCGCGATGTTTCGCGTCGTCCCGAAGACCGTGACCCGCTGGGCACAAGCAGGCAAGATCAGTTCTATCCGTACGCTCGGCGGTCACCGCCGTTTTCGTGAGAGCGAGGTTCGGCGCCTTCTCGCCGAGGGATTCGGCACCGACGACGACTTCGGTGCCGCTGACGAGTCCCGCGCCAGCTGA
- a CDS encoding malonic semialdehyde reductase codes for MPVTLPELTLPRAAQDLLFREARTANAFTDEAVTADEIRAVYDLVKYGPTAMNGQPLRITLITSDEARARLLPHMAEGNRAKTASAPVVAILASDADFHEFLPTVLPHAPHMRDVLHDAADNRTAMADLNAGLQIGYFIIGVRAAGLYAGPMTGFDGAGIDAEFHAGTNRKTLVVANIGHPTESSWFDRLPRLDDADVITVL; via the coding sequence ATGCCCGTCACCCTGCCTGAGCTCACTCTGCCGCGCGCCGCACAGGATCTCCTGTTCCGCGAGGCCCGCACCGCCAACGCCTTCACGGACGAGGCGGTGACGGCGGACGAGATCCGCGCCGTCTACGACCTCGTGAAGTACGGTCCGACCGCGATGAACGGCCAGCCTCTGCGCATCACTCTGATCACCAGCGACGAGGCCCGCGCCCGGCTGCTTCCCCACATGGCCGAAGGCAACCGCGCGAAGACCGCGAGCGCACCGGTCGTCGCGATCCTCGCCTCCGACGCCGACTTCCACGAGTTCCTCCCGACCGTGCTGCCCCACGCGCCCCACATGCGCGACGTCCTGCACGACGCCGCCGACAACCGGACCGCGATGGCAGACCTCAACGCCGGGCTCCAGATCGGCTACTTCATCATCGGCGTCCGAGCTGCAGGACTGTACGCCGGCCCGATGACCGGCTTCGACGGCGCGGGCATCGACGCCGAGTTCCATGCAGGCACGAACCGGAAGACGCTGGTCGTCGCCAACATCGGCCACCCCACCGAGAGCAGCTGGTTCGACCGGCTACCGCGTCTCGACGACGCCGACGTCATCACCGTCCTCTGA
- a CDS encoding metallopeptidase family protein, whose amino-acid sequence MEMSQDRFAELVEQAFDALPEDLTGLLENVVLLIEDDAPDDDPTLLGLYDGVPVTERTSAYGGVLPDRITIYRNPTLAICDVEDDVVEEVGITVAHEIAHYFGIDDDRLHELGYA is encoded by the coding sequence ATGGAGATGTCGCAGGACAGGTTCGCCGAGCTCGTCGAGCAGGCCTTCGACGCGCTGCCCGAGGACCTCACCGGTCTCCTCGAGAACGTCGTGCTGCTCATCGAGGACGACGCACCCGACGATGACCCCACGCTGCTCGGCCTGTACGACGGGGTGCCGGTCACCGAACGCACCTCGGCGTACGGCGGCGTCCTGCCCGACCGCATCACGATCTACCGCAACCCGACCCTCGCGATCTGCGACGTCGAGGACGACGTGGTGGAGGAGGTCGGCATCACGGTCGCGCACGAGATCGCGCACTACTTCGGCATCGACGACGACCGCCTGCACGAGCTGGGGTACGCGTGA